In Humulus lupulus chromosome 7, drHumLupu1.1, whole genome shotgun sequence, the following are encoded in one genomic region:
- the LOC133791746 gene encoding protein argonaute 11-like produces the protein MAMKRYSLASLVGGRNTVLSDAIHRKIPFVSDLPTIIFGADVTHPQDGVSDRQFSQVMLHEVDAIRKKRYHTRLFPADYNNRDSMDKSGNIQPGTVVDTQICHPTEFDFYLNSHAGIHGTSRPTHYHVLFD, from the exons ATGGCTATGAAAAG ATACTCTCTTGCATCTCTT GTTGGCGGCCGGAATACAGTGTTAAGTGATGCTATCCATAGGAAAATTCCTTTTGTGTCTGATTTGCCTACAATAATCTTTGGTGCTGATGTAACACATCCACA AGATGGTGTTAGTGACAGACAATTTAGTCAAGTGATGCTTCACGAGGTAGATGCTATAAGAAAG AAAAGGTATCATACCCGCCTTTTCCCAGCTGATTACAACAACCGTGATTCCATGGACAAGAGTGGCAACATTCAACCAG GTACTGTTGTTGATACCCAAATCTGCCACCCAACTGAGTTTGACTTCTACCTTAACAGTCATGCTGGAATTCAC GGAACCAGTCGGCCTACTCACTACCATGTCTTGTTTGATTAG
- the LOC133791747 gene encoding cation/H(+) antiporter 24-like encodes MVREFPSYHPRSDVVPSSLFGTALMHLANASVKAQNDQGFVEGVVPSGLFICQKTHQSSHPFGIFYGDNASMTYSFPLMLLEISFVVIATRIVRFLLTPLRQPRIVSEIIGGIIVGPSVLGRSKKFTAFMFPDNADFMVKNIGVMGFMYFLFVSGVKMDMTLITKTGKKQVWIALASVVFPMGLIMGVGFLLRPSMDKDLATISSLGAVSSSVAITAFPVLYPLLRELNLLSSDLGRMALSTSVISDAIGINALIAFESSKQTEAQSKNAGWYLLSMVFILLMLVGIRKIMQSLASKARNGKPVDQAYLVLIMCAAMSMGFLTDMFGLAIANGPMWLGLVIPDGPPLGSMLVERVETIASEILMPFSFAFIGMYTDVSTIYVAWPTLKPLLAMVVIGYVAKIATTCLACLYFKMSWKDSLALSFILSVRGQVELLLFIHWMDKQILQQSHFTLMVLLTTMISAICSPLISVLYDPTKPYMVNKKRTIQHTAPGTDLRVLLVILDQESVAGLVNLIEASNPTSATPFSITSLCLIELMGRANPIFIDHQKQSNVPSQYGSSVIIHNALEFYQETRSECIKLESYTVVTPRRTMYQDICEQALLHKSTLIILPFNSDNMNGCADDSERRTGVRSVNSFVLSHAPCSVGIFVDKGDLRNPLAAASFGHSQHHFAVLFLGGADAREALAYADRMLGNPEVTLTVVRFLSFNGEGDNEMEKKLDDGVVTWFWVKNEANNRVVYREVVVRNGAETVAAIQAVNDGSFDLWIVGRQQGINPVLLAGLSDWTENLHELGVIGDYVAASDFGGTASVLVIQQQILRQQGTAPTSCGNINRLGAFFGSH; translated from the exons ATGGTTAGGGAATTCCCGTCGTACCATCCGCGGTCGGATGTGGTGCCGTCGAGCTTGTTTGGGACGGCGTTGATGCATCTGGCTAATGCTTCTGTGAAGGCTCAAAACGATCAAGGGTTCGTGGAGGGCGTGGTTCCGAGTGGCTTATTCATATGCCAAAAGACTCATCAATCAAGTCACCCTTTCGGCATTTTCTATGGTGATAATGCCAGCATGACCTATTCCTTCCCTTTAATGTTGTTAGAAATTAGCTTCGTTGTCATTGCCACTCGCATCGTTCGTTTTCTTCTTACGCCTCTCAGGCAACCTAGGATTGTCTCCGAGATCATT GGCGGAATAATTGTGGGGCCAAGCGTGCTAGGGCGAAGCAAAAAGTTTACTGCGTTTATGTTCCCAGATAATGCCGACTTCATGGTGAAGAACATTGGAGTAATGGGATTCATGTACTTTTTGTTCGTGTCGGGAGTGAAGATGGACATGACCCTCATTACCAAAACGGGAAAGAAACAGGTGTGGATCGCCTTAGCCTCAGTCGTATTCCCCATGGGCTTAATCATGGGCGTTGGATTCCTATTGCGCCCATCAATGGACAAGGACCTCGCCACCATATCATCACTCGGAGCCGTCTCTTCCTCCGTCGCCATAACAGCTTTCCCTGTTTTATACCCTCTCCTCAGAGAGCTCAACCTCCTCAGCTCCGACCTTGGTCGAATGGCCCTTTCAACGTCCGTCATAAGCGACGCCATTGGGATCAatgcgctcatagctttcgagtcATCCAAACAAACTGAGGCCCAAAGCAAAAACGCTGGCTGGTACCTGCTCTCCATGGTATTCATTTTGTTAATGCTTGTTGGCATCAGGAAAATCATGCAGTCGCTCGCTTCCAAGGCCCGAAATGGAAAACCCGTGGACCAGGCGTATTTAGTGCTCATTATGTGTGCTGCTATGTCAATGGGATTCCTCACTGACATGTTTGGTTTGGCCATAGCCAATGGGCCTATGTGGCTTGGACTCGTCATCCCTGATGGCCCTCCACTCGGATCCATGCTTGTAGAGCGTGTAGAGACTATCGCCTCTGAAATTCTAATGCCGTTTTCATTTGCGTTTATCGGAATGTACACTGATGTGTCAACTATCTATGTCGCTTGGCCAACTTTGAAACCTTTGTTGGCCATGGTTGTTATCGGTTATGTTGCCAAAATTGCGACGACTTGTCTGGCTTGTCTCTATTTCAAGATGTCTTGGAAAGATAGCCTTGCCTTGAGCTTTATTCTTAGCGTAAGAGGTCAAGTGGAGCTTTTATTGTTCATTCACTGGATGGACAAACAG ATTCTACAGCAATCCCATTTCACATTGATGGTTCTCTTAACGACCATGATAAGTGCCATATGCTCACCGTTAATAAGTGTCCTATATGACCCCACAAAACCATACATGGTGAACAAGAAAAGAACCATCCAACACACAGCTCCGGGCACAGACCTCCGGGTTCTTCTTGTCATTCTCGACCAAGAAAGCGTGGCCGGCCTAGTCAACCTTATAGAAGCCTCCAACCCAACTTCCGCCACTCCATTCTCCATCACCTCCCTATGCCTCATCGAGCTCATGGGCCGAGCTAACCCAATCTTCATTGATCACCAAAAACAAAGCAATGTACCGTCCCAATACGGGTCCAGCGTAATTATACATAACGCGCTCGAGTTCTACCAAGAGACCCGATCCGAATGCATCAAGCTAGAGTCCTACACCGTCGTGACCCCAAGACGAACCATGTACCAAGACATTTGCGAGCAAGCCCTCCTCCACAAATCCACTCTCATCATCTTACCCTTCAACAGCGACAATATGAACGGCTGCGCCGACGATTCCGAACGGCGAACGGGTGTTCGGTCAGTGAACTCGTTCGTGCTTTCCCATGCACCATGCTCCGTCGGAATCTTTGTCGACAAAGGTGACCTCAGGAACCCGTTGGCGGCGGCATCGTTCGGCCACTCGCAGCACCATTTCGCTGTCCTGTTCTTGGGCGGAGCCGATGCGAGGGAGGCGCTGGCGTACGCGGATCGAATGCTGGGGAACCCGGAGGTGACATTGACGGTGGTGAGGTTTCTGTCATTTAACGGGGAAGGAGATAACGAGATGGAGAAGAAGCTTGATGATGGAGTGGTGACGTGGTTTTGGGTGAAGAACGAGGCGAACAACAGGGTAGTGTACAGAGAAGTAGTGGTGAGGAATGGGGCGGAGACGGTGGCTGCTATTCAAGCAGTAAACGACGGGTCGTTTGATCTGTGGATAGTGGGGAGGCAACAAGGGATAAATCCAGTGCTTCTGGCGGGTCTGTCGGATTGGACTGAGAATCTGCATGAGTTAGGAGTAATTGGGGATTATGTAGCAGCCAGCGATTTTGGAGGCACAGCTTCAGTTTTGGTAATTCAGCAGCAAATTCTCAGACAGCAAGGCACTGCACCCACTTCATGTGGTAACATTAACAGATTGGGTGCCTTTTTTGGTAGCCATTAG